A single region of the Glycine max cultivar Williams 82 chromosome 20, Glycine_max_v4.0, whole genome shotgun sequence genome encodes:
- the LOC100784217 gene encoding uncharacterized protein — translation MASNFSLRTLMIFALAFSLALQGTLGGIECESLSHDTCSFAVTSAGKRCVLEKQVKRTGEEAYTCRTSEIEADKLKDHIETEQCIKACGLDRKSLGISSDSLLQSSFTQKLCSPICYQCCPNVVDLYFNLAAGEGVFLPKLCEAQGLNARRGMAELKSSGIVAPGPVHGVQFTATPPINPVELTIEPAVAPSPN, via the exons ATGGCCTCTAACTTCAGCTTGAGAACTTTGATGATATTTGCCCTTGCATTTTCTCTCGCCCTGCAAGGCACTCTTG GAGGGATAGAATGTGAGAGTCTGAGCCATGACACATGCTCATTCGCCGTGACATCTGCTGGCAAACGATGTGTGCTTGAGAAGCAGGTGAAGAGGACTGGTGAGGAAGCATACACATGCAGGACATCAGAGATTGAAGCTGATAAACTGAAGGACCACATTGAAACTGAACAATGCATCAAGGCTTGTGGTTTGGACAGAAAGTCCCTTGGAATCTCATCAGACTCTCTTCTTCAATCTAGCTTCACGCAAAAGCTCTGCTCCCCTATCTGCTACCAGTGTTGCCCAAACGTTGTTGACTTATACTTCAATCTGGCAGCTGGTGAAG GTGTGTTTCTTCCCAAGTTGTGTGAAGCACAAGGTCTAAATGCTCGTCGAGGAATGGCTGAACTGAAAAGCTCTGGTATCGTGGCACCGGGACCTGTGCACGGTGTGCAGTTCACAGCTACTCCTCCGATTAACCCTGTGGAGCTCACAATTGAACCTGCCGTTGCCCCATCACCAAACTAA